The genomic interval GTAACTCATCCTgaccactgctgctgctttgggAGCCGATAGCGGACGGCTTAAAGACATGACTTGGGCTGTTCTCTGACAGCTTCTGCCACTTCACGAACACATCTGGCAAGAAAGACAACAGGGGACGAAGATACAGTTAAAGGAGATGAACAATTCTAGTAAGAATGAGAAGATAGCAAAGACATTTGTCAATGGCGTTTGTGAGCCAAGCGCTAATAATGGTCAGGGTAATTTACATTATAATTAAACGCATTACAAGAATGCCAGCCTTTAATCTTAAAGTGAAATGTGTTACATAATTACAGCAAGTTTGGCTACGTATTcctatttttccatttttccaCCCCTGAAACTTTGCATCCTGTATTCTGAACAAAGAATAATTGGATCTATGATTAATTTGTCTTTGAGGATGTTTTTATTACCTATGTTCCTGGTAGAAAGCGTGAAGCCTCTTTCCTCAACAGCTAGCATGTCTGCAAGAGCCTCCGTAAGATTATCTATGCTCTTGACAATAGTAAAAGGCTCCACGCTGACCTGTCCAAGAAAAtgagacataaaaacaaaacatttttttacaaccGACGAAGCACAGCTTGCTGGGATAAGGTCAACTGTTAGGTTGACTTTCATGAATAAATAGAGTTCAACCGATCAAACCAGAAACATTTTTGGTCTTGCAGACAAACACAAGTCACTCCCTCACCCCATTTTCTGTTAGGCCCATCCACTGCGTGGCCATGTGGGGCTCCAGCATCACGCTTGCTGCCTTTACGTAATTTGTAGCAATGGACACCATGACCTCTGCTGTGTCATCTCCTGCAGAGTAAGATCTAGCCAGTGCAGTCAGGTCTATCTCGATCATCTGGGTGAGGAAGAGGACATCACTGGATGTAAGTAGGTTTGGTCCGTCTGCTTCTAACATTTGCAGAACAGCCTGGGTCAACTGCTGGAGCACTGTCAGATTTCTCTCCTGAGAAGTGTTTACACTCAGCTCCTCAATAACCTAAGGAGAGGAAGGACAGGTAAATAGTTAATATCAGATGAGGAAAGGTGGTTGTAATGCAATGCTGCTGATGCTTTGTAATCTCTTCTCTTCACCAAGTACAACagattctttaaatatttaaccaaCAAGTaagtcttgttaaaaaaaaaaacagtaatagGGAAGTGTCACAAAAAATGTTATGGTTCTCCAGAAATTTGAataagatgatgatgatgatgataataatgaaaGGTTTTAATTTTACCTTATGGCAAACATTTTATCCACTACACAGCTTACGCtccaaaaacataaagaaaatagCCAGATTTGCTTTGAAGTTATTAAATATTTGAACCATATCAGTGTGCACTGTCTCCTTTGTATTCTCTGTTGAGTTGAACTGATGATGCAGTATAACTAAATTACTGTATGTGCTACATTTACGTATGTCATACTCACAGGTTTGGTCAGAGGATTCTTGCTCAATATACTGAAGAATTGTGTCTTTGGTACAGTGAGAACATCCAGGACTTCTGCAGACATAACATAGAGAAAtatattacatgtttttaaatctattgtCACAGGATTACATTTTACAACCTATTACATTTCATTAGATTCAAGCTTTTTTCATGATTAGTTTgtacatttcaacaacaacaaaattctcCATTCGAGGAAAGTAGTGTTTATTACAGAGCTATGACAGTTGATTGTGGTAATGCTGTATTTTCTCTTGAGGTGAGATAAAGCAAACCAAATGATCACATAACATAGTAAAATGTGTACAAATCTCTGACATTATAAACTTAAATGGTACCTTTCTTGAACTGGCAGACAGCTCCTCTAAATGAGTCGCACTTAGCATGGGCCAAGTTCCCAGTAACAGGGTCAAAGATGCCACAATCCTCATCAGACTGAGGGCTGCGGAATAACTTAAAGGAAAGCGTTTGATTCTGTAAAGAATCCAGGAGGGGGTCCAAAAGCGAAGTTGCTAATATAGTGATGTTTCCTAGTAAGAGAAAGGATGAAAAAGACTAAATGTCATATCTAGTTAAAGAGACATGGATAGTTATACACTTCAGAAATCAAACAACAGGCCATAGTAAATTCTAAGTATGGATACTAAGGCAACATAAAACTACATCTACAGAGCCTCACTTATAACTCATTTCATTTTATCTACTAAAccacacaatttaaaaaaatctctgtcaattttttttgagaaaatgagCCAAATAAGCATCTGTTCATATGGCTTGAGTTATATTTTGTGTTAAATTATGTGTTGTAAGTTTTATTAGTTGTTATAGTGTGTAACATGTTTGTGTAACCACTGTTTATACCTCTTTAGCATATATGGGTTAGTTCATACATATTCATGATCAGAGTCACAGAAAGATCCAGTTCAGCTTTTAATGCTCTCACTGAAAACCTTGGTGTGGTTTGAAGTATAAGGCGAAGACTTTTGGAAGAGAAGGTAACAGAATGCTGGACAAACTGGAACATTGGAAAGAAGAAACTTAAAGCCAAAGTAGATTTGAATGTTATCGGCCCTAGAAAGAGATTATGAATTAGCTGAATATCTCTCTACTGTCAGAGATAGAAAGCAGAGACAGATACAGGTACAGGCTCAGTGACCACAAACTAGCAATCGAAACAGGAAGACACTAAAAATCATGGcaaccaaaagaaaacagaacatgtgGTCACTGTCCGACAGGTGAGGTGGAGACAGAGATGCACTTTCTCCGacactgtaaaacatttgatgAAACGAGGAACTTTAATTTTAACAAGTTCAACGCTGTCATCACAGAATTCAAAAAGCTCAATGAActctcaaaaataaaaacgcTCCTGGGAGAAGGAGACAGGGCATATCTTGCTGCCCAATATATATCAACATGCCACAACCTGAGGGACAGTGAATGACcaacacacgaacacacacacacacacacacacacacacacacacacacacacactgtatatatAATTACTATAAAACCAATGTTAATGTTGTTAATTGTGTACTGTCTGAATATTTggataaattgtatttttatgctTTGGCAACGTTTTTAGAATTGctttcatgccaataaagcccctctgaattgaattgaaaattgATAGCTCCTGACCAGAAGACTACAGTAGATGTAAGAGTGATTTAATCTGTGGAAGTTCATTTGAAGGAGTAGTGGGGCAGATGATAACATTTTGAAACAAGTTTgatgagacagaggaggaaacacttTCAGAGTCCAAAAGAAAATAACTGGTTAAAGATTGGTCCTCAGATCATTCACTCAGCCACAAGCTACAGTTCCCATAACCTGACTCTGTGTGTAAATTAATCTTAAAAAGATCGGGGAAAAGAAATACTCCTATACTGAAACTGAAAATCAATGAAGGAGTAAAGCTCACTATGTTTTCTGCATGTTCAGTTGTAGAAGGGGGGGGCAGTTTTTGGGCTCTTATTGCTCACTGGGGAGGATGATGTAAGTACAGGAGAAGTTTGTTTTGAAGGGTGGGATTCCGACTGACGTGACTCACAAAACATTTACCAGAATCATTAACAAGAGTACTGTCTGCCAATAACAGCTTGCTCACCATCTTCCCTATTCATCTTAGgctgaaaaccagaaatacaaGATTTTCTCTTCCAACAATCTTATTAAACTTCTATTTTTACTGACTAGAGGAATAAAGAGagtgtgactgagtgtgtgggtttgtgtgtccAGTAGTTGTAACAGTTTGCCAAAGCATTCCACCAATTCAGAAAAGGATATGGATATCCTAATAAAGCTCATTTGCTGATCTCAATCTGAGTCAGTACAGTGTTCTGTGATATGATATATGATACATGCACGTTACATAATTAAAATATCAATCAGATATCTTACTCAATGCATGGTTATGCAGTTCACATTGAACACTTTGTTGAATGGCTGCCAATTTAGTGCAATGATgtccaaaataaatgtgttctattaaaaacatattattaCATCATATTGGCTCTGATAACAAATATGAGATAGAGACAGCAGATTTTGGTCTAGTTGTACCTGCAATTTATTCAGAGCATTTATTTGACCCTGCTTGGACTGCCAGATGGGTGGAGTTTTCAACATCAGGCCAGCTCAGATCTTGGCATGCAACTGAAAATTAAGTAGTCCAAAATGACTTTCCAAATGGTCTCCATGTGATTGTTTTTCTGCATAGCAACCCCACCCAGCTCTGAAGCTAAAGTACTTTAACTGTAAAAAGCATTTTAAGAAAATTCTTATCAATACCACAGAACATTTGGCATATATTTGAGTCACCTAGGtctattttaaatcattttcccCCAGTAGCAGGTTATTAAATAGGCATGACTAAGAATTTGTGAATCCTTCAGCGTCTACCTTTGTGCTATTGCTGCGTCCTAACAACTATACCTTGACAAGGGCTGTCCCCCCTCAGACTGGTGAGGGAGGGCTCTATTTCCATTGATGCTTCACTCCACTTGAAGACCAGCCCAGAGGAAACAGGGGAACACTCATTTTCCATGGTGTAGATTTCACTGCTGTTCAGTACCCGATCCCATATGTGTAGGTCTGTGATGCTCCCTGAGAATGACTCATCCTTCTTAAATGAGCCCCCATAGGTGTCCTGCTCCTGACCGATAATGAAATGTCCATCCTGGCCAATGCTGTCAGAACTGTTAAGGCCATCACCCCTGGCAACAACAAGGCCATGTTTAAATAGAGCCCAGCGTCCATTCTGACTCCAAGTAACGCACACTGAGTGCCAGGAGTCGTCATGGTCAAAGGCTGTTTGATAACGTCCATGGACACCATGGACCAGCAGAGCCAGCTGAATGGGCTCGCCCTGAATCAGGTTTGCTCGGAGTTGGAACTCATTAATGAAGGACTGAATTGAGTAAGAGAAGATGGTGGATATTCCAAAGCAGTTTAGATCAAATCTGAGACGAGTGCAAACAGTCACTGAATCCATGGAGGGGAACTTGTGAAGGAGACGGGCATGCTTGGTTTCCGAGCGCCCATTGAATTCTAGAATCTGGGTCTCTGAGGGACCTTTGGTTTCATcccaaacagagagaagaaagaggcaTTTCTATGAGAGAAAAATACTGAACTATTGGAAAAGATTAAACCTTATCAATAAAGAGTGCTAAAATTCCATAAAGCACCATCTTGAGtcccattttgttttttataaaccTTTTTGTTAAGTCAGTGAGTATGCAGAAATGTAAGCAGTAGGGAAAAATGTAAGCCGTGGATGTAAAAATTGATTCTATTATGTTAATATGAAGTGTCATAAATCATATGGTTGACTGAACCTACTTGTCAGATGTGTCTTGACTTTCCTCGCAATCCATACAGGCTGAGTGATGtacaaagactttaaaaagtTGGTTAGCTCTTGGTCCTCTATTTTGTTGGAGACAGTGGCTAAGGTCCCAGAGCGCTGTTTACACACTTCCCCTGCTCTGTTCCATTGCAGGCGATCAGGAACATACTCATAGTAGGACTCATCATATGTCTGGTATCTGGTTTCCAATGTAAAGGCTGTTAGAGGAAAGTAGAAGAAAGTAGAAGTCAGATACTTGACATACAAAATTGGTGAAAAACCCAGATACATCTATCTGACTATGCCATAATTGCTTGTTCAACGAATGTCAGAGAGTGAGCCAAAACGTTGTTCTACACAAATAAAATTAGTgccatttacagaaaacaagtGATTCAGGGTTTTATTCAGCTCCGCCAAATTATGATGTAAATGTTCCAAGAATTTCTGTCCACCTATAACATACAAGTAATGTACTGTTGAGAAAAGGAGCATCTCACGCAGTCAAGTTTAATACTGAACCGAATAGTACATATTAATAGTATTTCTAACACTGAGAATGAATGTTCATTTCGATCCAAACAAGTTATATATATTGGAAATTGACACATATCATTATAAATGGGGCTAATTCTCCAGCAAGTGCCAGTGAAACATGTCATTAAATGGCACTACTCAGACCTCAAACAGCGGAAAACTACATGCAAAAACTAAGAAAAATATTAAgggtttattttatgttttacttgGAGGAAAAGAGGTTTCCTAAAAGTTCCATGTTGATGATTTAATGTCTCTGTCTGATGCCATTTTTCATCTCTGCAGTGAATTTTTATGGAGGTCGTGCCTGACCTTTTCTAGAAATGGCCAAAAAAAAGTGGATGGAAAGGTGCTTTCTAGTAACTTCAATTCAGAGTGAAGGGCTGTTACTTCATTAACCTGCCTATCTGAAATTTAAGTTTAACACATTTAGgagttcatttttcttttaatgttgttttttaaattcagatttgACTTATTGCTTTATGCTAGTTAGGTTTCATTTATAGAGTGTTACTAGGGGGGTTAAGGCATGGACTTGTAGGGCCAACAAGGTCAGGTAGGCTAGCTAGGTTAGCTACTCGGTCCAACTATCCTAActcaaaaaataataacaaaaaacgAGAAGAAAAGTCACTCACCTGATATACAGTTGTTAAAGcaaacctgaaacacaaattTAGTTTTAGTTTGTTGCTTTAGATAAGAGCTGAGATAacttttttctttatacattaaAGCAATAGTCTACCATAGCCTAGGATACTGTAAGCAATACACAACAGGTGTCCCAATTAAGGACAGTAATTAGAGGCGAAGCACGCCCTTTTCCTCCGCTCAGTCCTTTACTTACTCAACTGTGAAAGTAGGCCTAACCAAACGATCCTACCCCACCTCTGTTtacaaaatagaaaatgttcataCCTTTATCAGGTTTCACGTATTGGTTTTCAGTGTGTTAACTAGTTCAGTTCCTGAGTTTGAGATAGTGGCATGAAGGAGAAGTTAGATCCCCACGTCCCCAAATGTCCTGCGCGCATTCATTTAGAGTGCCATAATGAACATGGACGGCCCTACAATCAACCTTGATACCACTCAAAAGCCAGATTTAAAACTGGAAACAAATTAAATCGGCCTGCTGCCTTTTTTAGTCAACACATCAATGAAAACATAATCAAACGTTTAGTCTATAAAATAATACGCATAGTGCCATAATACCATTGTAAGTGAGACTATAATacctttattaaaaaacatatttaaacttCACATGCATCGGTTCATGTAGTATGATTGTAATTTATTTCCCTCTACATGAGTTCAACCTGTTTACAAAACACGAGTTCACACAGTGAGCCTCAATGCATTTTGACTTTGTTTCCCCCAAACAATAAGTCAGATATTGTGGAAGCCACTGAATTATAGGCTACGCGTTTTCTACACCTCTGAACCCCACAAGACGACCATATGTTCAAATATCATACAGTAGAAGTGAAAATAAAGTACTTACAAGGAGGTTTAAAATTGGGAACAATAGCCAGTGcatcctgaaaaacaaactattttattaGCCGAGAATaacatttcatctttttcttgaATTGATCAAACACAGAAGCCAAAACAAATACTCTTTTTACCTTAATTTTTCGTTTCGTTACAAACTTTTTTTG from Labrus mixtus chromosome 3, fLabMix1.1, whole genome shotgun sequence carries:
- the LOC132966069 gene encoding adhesion G-protein coupled receptor D2 isoform X1, with the translated sequence MHWLLFPILNLLVCFNNCISAFTLETRYQTYDESYYEYVPDRLQWNRAGEVCKQRSGTLATVSNKIEDQELTNFLKSLYITQPVWIARKVKTHLTSPSETQILEFNGRSETKHARLLHKFPSMDSVTVCTRLRFDLNCFGISTIFSYSIQSFINEFQLRANLIQGEPIQLALLVHGVHGRYQTAFDHDDSWHSVCVTWSQNGRWALFKHGLVVARGDGLNSSDSIGQDGHFIIGQEQDTYGGSFKKDESFSGSITDLHIWDRVLNSSEIYTMENECSPVSSGLVFKWSEASMEIEPSLTSLRGDSPCQGNITILATSLLDPLLDSLQNQTLSFKLFRSPQSDEDCGIFDPVTGNLAHAKCDSFRGAVCQFKKEVLDVLTVPKTQFFSILSKNPLTKPVIEELSVNTSQERNLTVLQQLTQAVLQMLEADGPNLLTSSDVLFLTQMIEIDLTALARSYSAGDDTAEVMVSIATNYVKAASVMLEPHMATQWMGLTENGVSVEPFTIVKSIDNLTEALADMLAVEERGFTLSTRNIDVFVKWQKLSENSPSHVFKPSAIGSQSSSSGQDELLIPGTELQRIYTLGFEEVMLIHTHYSRLSEIVSEVDQPPLSHQEKGKRVLPGHLTSAVISASVRDTFKAQTIPVAVQYTLSSSHVVEYSQRVTPVCAFWNFSFMHNYTNSWSSDGCRVTFVGSGVTSCLCNHTTNFAVLMNYLESKWSPEEELILTKLTFIGSGASLCALVVTLMLFTVLDIPKSDRTSIHKNLFMSLICAQVILLCSGSAIHNKVACTLVAALLHLFFMAAFSWMLVEGLLLWSKVVAVNLNEDRHMKYYYLIGWGLPVLIVTITLASASGKYSADGHCWLSVQNGIIWGFAGPVIFIIMVNLMVLTRVVVITISTAKRRSIMLAMGTSPVEQAYEQMRAAVKAVLVLLPILGLTWLCGVLVPFSIVMAYIFVLLNSLQGLFIFLIYGVYNTEVRSTVNRIKERRKALNFSNCASSRPSSSVTSSRPVSYPLGSSPSQDEESTPTDNSSTNQGSGKEEEKTRGQLSMPSAPERPENPLSQTSEGAHLHNKKPSLSEVEALPPSCSLHVPMELEFAASCFPRSPPPRKSYGLVYVD